In Rosa chinensis cultivar Old Blush chromosome 1, RchiOBHm-V2, whole genome shotgun sequence, a genomic segment contains:
- the LOC112181602 gene encoding serine carboxypeptidase-like 40 — protein sequence MNIPKPFLVLFSSFLILSCFSIAQIHGSKHSQALSQLYKSKLNSKSAGIDTKPFEAILHANATSIHPQEGLKEKDRIKSLPGQPKVKFSQYGGYVTVDKKAGRALFYYFAEADNQQAKDSLPLLLWLNGGPGCSSLAYGAMLELGPFRIHSDGKTLYRNRFSWNYAANVLFLESPAGVGFSYSNRTSDYDKSGDRRTAADNYVFLVNWLERFPEYKGREFYIAGESYAGHYVPQLAQTILHHNKKANRTIINLKGIIIGNAVINDETDTRGMYDYLASHALISDEIANQVRKYCDFSPNATIQPKECDDATVAIEKATYFIDIYNIYAPSCASSNLTVQPKKASILKFDPCSEYYAEAYLNRPDVQEALHANVTKLTHDWEPCSDVIKHWRDSSSTILPLLHEFMDNGLRVWIFSGDIDGRVPVTSTKYSLEKMNLPIKTEWHAWFLSGQVGGYTQVYEGDITLATVREAGHQVPSYQPARALSLIKHFLDGTPLPDTKRYN from the exons ATGAATATTCCCAAGCCTTTTTTggttcttttctcttcctttctcATTCTTTCTTGCTTCTCCATAGCTCAAATCCATGGGAGCAAGCATTCACAAGCGCTTTCTCAGCTGTACAAGTCCAAGCTGAATTCCAAAAGCGCAGGCATCGACACGAAGCCATTCGAGGCGATTCTTCATGCGAACGCAACCAGCATTCATCCCCAAGAAGGGTTGAAGGAGAAAGATCGGATCAAAAGCTTGCCTGGACAACCCAAGGTGAAGTTCAGTCAGTATGGTGGGTATGTTACTGTGGATAAAAAAGCAGGTCGTGCACTTTTTTACTACTTTGCTGAAGCTGACAATCAGCAGGCCAAGGATTCTTTGCCTCTTCTTCTATGGCTTAATGGAG GACCTGGATGTTCCTCTCTTGCCTATGGAGCAATGCTTGAGCTCGGACCATTCCGTATCCATAGCGATGGCAAAACCCTTTACAGAAATAGATTTTCATGGAACTACG CTGCAAATGTTTTGTTCCTTGAGTCTCCTGCTGGTGTGGGTTTTTCATACTCTAACAGAACATCAGATTATGATAAAAGTGGGGACAGAAGAACAGCTGCAGATAATTATGTGTTCTTAGTGAATTGGTTGGAGAGGTTTCCTGAATATAAGGGGAGGGAGTTCTATATTGCTGGTGAAAGCTATGCAGGGCACTATGTACCTCAACTTGCACAGACTATCCTCCACCACAACAAGAAGGCTAATAGAACCATCATCAACCTCAAGGGCATAATT ATTGGGAATGCAGTGATTAATGATGAAACTGATACAAGAGGAATGTATGACTACCTTGCTTCCCATGCTCTCATTTCCGATGAAATTGCAAATCAAGTCCGAAAATACTGTGATTTTTCACCCAATGCCACTATTCAACCCAAAGAGTGCGATGACGCTACTGTTGCTATTGAGAAGGCTACCTATTTCATTGATATCTATAACATCTATGCCCCCTCATGTGCCTCTTCCAATCTCACTGTCCAACCCAAAAAGGCTTCA ATACTGAAATTTGATCCGTGCAGCGAGTACTATGCGGAAGCTTATTTGAATCGGCCTGATGTTCAAGAAGCTCTCCATGCTAATGTCACTAAACTCACACATGACTGGGAACCATGTAGTGATGTAATCAAACACTGGAGAGATAGCTCATCAACTATACTACCCCTTCTACATGAGTTTATGGATAATGGACTTCGAGTCTGGATTTTTAG TGGCGATATCGATGGAAGGGTTCCAGTCACTTCAACAAAGTATTCTCTTGAGAAGATGAATCTACCAATCAAGACCGAATGGCATGCTTGGTTCCTTAGCGGACAA GTTGGTGGTTACACACAAGTGTATGAAGGAGACATAACACTTGCCACAGTGAGGGAGGCAGGGCATCAAGTCCCAAGCTACCAGCCTGCTAGGGCACTTTCACTCATCAAGCACTTCCTTGATGGCACACCTCTTCCTGATACTAAAAGATATAATTAA